The Corylus avellana chromosome ca8, CavTom2PMs-1.0 genome has a segment encoding these proteins:
- the LOC132190499 gene encoding snakin-2-like: MAISKTLMASLLISLLLMHLVEANQVKNNVAQDSLPTKIDCGAACATRCRLSSRPNLCNRACGTSCARCSCVPPGTSGINLDVCPCYANITTRDNRRKCP, translated from the exons ATGGCAATCTCCAAGACTTTAATGGCTTCTCTTCTCATTTCTCTTCTCCTCATGCATCTCGTTGAAGCTAATCAGGTGAAGAATAATGTAGCACAGGATTCTCTCCCGACAAAAATAG ATTGTGGAGCAGCATGTGCTACCAGGTGTCGGTTATCGTCTAGGCCGAACCTGTGCAATAGGGCATGTGGGACTTCTTGTGCCCGTTGCAGCTGTGTTCCTCCGGGAACTTCCGGCATTAATCTTGACGTCTGCCCCTGCTATGCCAACATCACCACCCGTGACAACAGACGCAAGTGCCCTTAA